The Salvelinus fontinalis isolate EN_2023a chromosome 7, ASM2944872v1, whole genome shotgun sequence genomic sequence gctaaactaagatatttatagcccctaaccaagaaaaaaactcattagatgacagtctgataacatatttatggtatgggataggttttgttagaaaaaagtgcatatttcaggtagatggcataggttacaattgcacccaccgtcacaaatggaatagaaaaactacttagagcaacgtgtttacctacttactaatcatcaaacatttcgtaaaaatacacagcatacacgaatcgaaagacacagatcctgtgaatacagacaatatttcagattttctaagtgtcttacagcgaaaacacaataaatcgttatattagcatagcacatagcacatagcagcccagcattgattctagccaaagtgagcgataaaagtcaacatcgccaaaatatattaattttttcactaaccttctcagaattcttcagatgacactcctgtaacatcatattacacaatccatatagagtttgatcgaaaatgtttatatttagccaccaaaatcatggttagacaatgtgaaatgtagctcagctggtcagaaaatgtccttgcgccacttagacagtgatctactcttatacataaatactcataaacgtgactaaaaaatatagggtggacagggattgatagacaatttaattcttaatacaattgcggaattacattttttaatttatccttacttttcaatacagtttgcgccaagcgaagctacgtcaaaaaacatggcgtcctaagccactaaaatttttcgacagaaacacgatttatcataataaaaatgtcctactttgagctgttcttccatcagtatcttgggcaaaggatcctttcttgggagtaatcgtcttttggtggaaagctgtcctcttgccatgtggaaatgccaactgcgttcgggatgaactgaaagcgtgcccagctattcacagcgttaaagaaataaatttcccaaaatcgcactaaacggatataaattgctataaaacgctttaaattaactaccttatgatgtttttaactcctataacgagtaaaaacatgaccggaaaaatataacaggctaaactaacgcttggaaaaatagcaggtcgatgtcctccacgcgcattacgcagctgcaaaggagctcctacctacagggtttttttatttatagggcctgtgaacgcgcaatcgaccccattcaaatcgtcatcacgtaaaggcatccaggggaagacgtaagcagtgtccgtatagtcatagcaataacagtgcccttttaactgactccagaacagtggccaaaatttctgaaatctgactccatgtcagggaaattgctgtagaatgggctctgttccacttagagacaaaatttcaactcctatagaaactatagactgttttctatccaataataataataatatgcatattgtacgatcaaggattttgtgggaagccgtttcaaaaattacacgattagcataaatagtctcaacagcgcccccatcctcaacaggttaatggatCAATAAGTGTCATTGATTGGCTGAGGAGTCCACACACTTGGATACCCAGATGTTAAATCGTCTCTGATTAACAAGGCAAGACATGGACGAAAACCAGCAGACGCTACGACCCTTGAGGACCAGAGTCATGCATCACTGGTTTAATGCTATACAGAGAGGAAGGAATGTGCAATATACATTCAACTCAAATGGTCATTTATGACGACAGATATGTGATGTATCATAAAGTGTGTTTTTCATAAGCCAGGTCAGAGAAGAAATACATACATTACCAAATGCCTAACATATCAAGCGCCAAGACTTTTATACATGCATAAATTATAAAATAATATATGTCAATTGAAAGTGCAACATTTTCTATCATCACAGTTAGTattgaaatattttattatttgCCTCGCATTCATAGCCAACGTGTGTCAAATTGTTGTGAAGTATGGTTCAAGGATGCTTGTTTCCATGGTGATAAATCCAACCCATGCTGCCATTGCCatagaaacaaaaacaaaaacacgaGGTGTTCCAGTATGCTCCTCGAACCAAGAAGTCGTTCATTCTATTCAACCTCTCAACATCCTGTTTTCATAGGTGCCTACCCACGACTGTCTTTGAGCTTCAAGCTAAAGAGGAACATTGGCTACTTTATCCTGCAGACCTACATGCCCTCCATCCTGATCACCATCTTGTCCTGGGTCTCCTTCTGGATCAATTACGATGCCTCGGCTGCAAGAGTGGCATTAGGTAGGTGTACAAGCACCATATGTTACACATTGTATAATATTAACAAGCCTCTGAATCCCGTTTCCCTATCATTGTGACTGATCCCAACATCCCACTAGTTATAcagtcttagaaaaaaaggtgctatcttgaACTAAAAAGGGgttttcggctgtccccataggagaaccctttgaataaccttttttggttccaggtagaacccttttgcattccatgtagaaccctttccacagatggttctacatggaaccaaaaagagttcttctacctggaaccaaaaaggggacAACCGAAGAAagcttttggaacccttttgtaGGGTCACAAAAACAGTCTAGTCCATGAGATAATTATATTCTAATTCTATTTTGATGGTCTACTCTGTATTACTGAATGGACAGATTCCCCTGCACTCTCTCATGAACATAAAGCAGAGAAATGGGAGGTCTTTGCAAAGGCATGCAATATCCGGTGGCTTGCTAATAAGGAGTCCACCAGAGAAAAACATTAACTCCCTCAGTGATGGATCGTTATGGGATTTCCGTTGCCACCCAGAAGGGTGCTTTGTGGAGGCTGCATGCCGGTAAGAGCAGCAATCAAGATATCAATGCAGTTGGAAAACAATTGAATTGTTTGAAGGTAAAATTGATTAGGGAGCAGTGTTACAGTGAATTCCAAATCCAGACGACCCACTTGGCCCTAATCTTGTTCCAGCACATTTTCTTCACTCTCTCGTGGTGTACCTTCACTCAATAACTCTGAGCAAAAGAAATTAAACTCCCCATTCAGTTTCAGTATGTACattttagcagactctcttatcctgAGCGATTTtaaagtagtgagtgcatacattttaaagtagtgagtgcattcattttaaagtagtgagtgcatacattttaaagtagtgagtgcatacattttaaagtagtgagtgcatacattttaaagtagtgagtgcattcattttaaagtagtgagtgcatacattttaaagtagtgagtgcatacattttaaggtagtgagtgcatacattttcatactggtctcccatgggaattgaacccacaaacctGAGTGTTGCAAGCAtcatgctctaccagctgagccACACAGGCCCTACAGTGTGTTCAGTGTAGCTCACCTTCTTGCATGCGTTCAGTGGTGTACAGGATGCAAGGTGCAGGTAAAGCAGGGTAACCTGGCTAACCAGGTTACAGGGTAACCTGTAACCTGGACCTGTACATGCAGTGTTCAGCGATGTAACACTCCGGAAGTTTGTTCAAAGTACCAGAGCTGTTCCGTGTACTGGTGCTGTTTAAAGTACTGTATTCCTTTGGTTAATGTCCTCTAGAGTTGCTAAGGCTCTGTGATCGTACTTCCTTACTTTTAGACTAGAGTATCTTCTGACACTTAGAGACACTTATGTGTGCACCAAATCTCATTTCTTGATAACCTCGTAACCCCCAATTTCAGAGAACAGACGATAGGAATAATGTATCGATAATGCCATTAGCAAGCAGAGTGCTACAGGATCTGAAGTCATTTGCGCGATGCTTTAGTGGCTCCTTCGCGATGATTATGCAGCAGAAATAGAGTAGGGAGGCTGTCGGAAACATAAAATGAGATAGACATTAAAGGAGCAGTCTGGGATTGGTGGATCCATTTTTGAACTTTTAAATGAGTGatatatatatacccattgattcttataaatgcctcatgagcttactgtcgtaccccatcagaaaccaATGTATTGGCTTgttttatgccatagtttgtaaacaatgtaatggTAAACATACACTGTATAGCCTAAAAACATGGCTGCAACTATCATTTTGGTATCATGTATGGTCAGTCCTTAGCActaaagtgacttacagtcatgcgtgcatacatttgacATATGGGTGGCCCAGGGAatttaacccacaaccctggcggtgCAAgcactatgctctaccaactgagccatacagagagtccataaaaatatatttatccCCAGAGAGTCCGGTCTCCTGATGAAAAAGAAGGGAGGCCCACGGGCACATGGCCCTGTGATTAAATTGTCAGGTCGGCGGGTGCAGTGAAGGACAGAGAGTAATAGAACCACAGAGGGAACACCGATAAAGAACATGGCTGCCGTTCAGCAAAACCCCAGAGATCGCTGCAATGAATAAAAGCAAAAGGGGAGAATGCTGCtgttcctcagagagagaaaaacacacacgcgcacacgcgcacacacacacacacacacacacacacacacacacacacacacacacacacacacacacacacacacacacacacacacacacacacacacacacacacacacacacacacacacacacacacacacacacacaacccataaTACTTAAAACTGTCTCCTTTAATGTTCCAATAAATCAAGGAAGGGGCCAGATTGATCCTACACTCTAACTACCTCCAATGTTGCTTTATGACAGTACTAGCTACTGATACACATGGTTAATATTTCTTGTAAAAGAAAATACATGTTACTATTTTGCTGGAtgtcagttttcctgtttctgCATGGACAACAGATAAAGCATGTGCAAAGAATGCATTGTTTCCATTTAGGGGCCTTTCTTTAGGACAGAATGTGTAGTATATTTAACATGAGACATTCAATTCAACTCCTTCCATGGTTAAAATGTCACTCACAGCTGGAGGCTGAATGTACACAATTATTCAACGAGTTATTTGAGGTTGGTGGTGTCCGAGGGGCAAGTAGAGGACTAACTTTTGAATTTCTATTCGGGGAGATTATCTCCGATTTTGGCTCAGAGCACAACAAGACTACCAAGTCCCATTCGTtatatactgtagccaactcttctACCATTGTCACGCCATGCATGTTTTGGAGGAGGAGTTAATTGGCcaaagcacaaacagactggagcACCAGGCTACAACGAGGCAATCCGAGGCTAAAATTCTGTCAAATAATATTCCCATCTGTTCTGGGAAGTGGTTTGGTTGGAACATAAGTACAAATAAttagtagactgcaaattgaccacaagaatcTCAAACAGAcataatgtttgactaaaacataattttttaaaaacttgcttacatttgtatatgatcacgtgtCTCTCCATTAAGCATAGggatacttgggaacagattgatttaattaaaatcacttggagctgatttcctggctTTTTTTACAGtctttatgtccaacaatgaacatttctcagaaaacttggggggccaatTGGGGAACCCTGCCTTAATTAAACTGTCAGTTGTAATCCAGGGATCACCACTGTGCTCACCATGACCACCATCAACACCCATCTGAGAGAGACGCTCCCCAAGATCCCCTACGTCAAGGCCATCGACATGTACCTGATGGGCTGCTTCGTCATGGTCTTCCTGGCCCTGCTGGAGTACGCCTTCGTCAACTACATCTTCTTCGGCCGTGGACCACAGATGCAGAAGAAGCTGGCAGAGAAAGCCGAGAGGGCCAACAACGAGAGGGCGGCCAAATATGACACCAATCGGGTAAGTCTTCATGAAGATCTCTGTCGAGACGCTCTAACTTCTTCAAATTTCTTCCAAGTTTCTTGGGTTTCAGGTTAAGAAGTTGTCGGGCGTTATCTTTGCGGTCCGCACACTCTTACGACGGCAGATCAGAAATTCTATAAATATGGTGTTGTGTTTCTTGTGGTTAGTCTCCTCAGGAAGGAGGTAAAACGTCATCTCTTAAGCTGACTAAGCAGCCTAATAGAGCAAAAACGCTCCGTGTCTCACAGTCGGTGAGTCTTGACCAACGGACACCTATTTTTTCACTATCTGTCTGACTTGTTTGTCACAATTGACTgacattacatttatttatttttttcatgtCCGCATGAGAATTTAATGAGTCTGTACGTGTCGCTTGTTACCCAAGTTGTCATTGTCCTTTTTTCAACTTCTGGTTTGACATTTGCACGTCCAATGCAAGTCTGCAAGCCCTATGTTCTGTAGTGTTGCTACAAAACAGATATTGTGCTGTGTTATCCATTCAAACGTTCATTCAAAGTGACTTGTTCTCATTCCTACATAGTCTCATATCTTGATTCTCCAATGTATGTCATTGGTCTAAATcagtggttctcaatcctggtcctggggacccaaaggggtgcacgtttttgtttttgccctagcactacacagctgattcaaatgatcaactcatcaaaaggctttgatgatttgaatcaggtgtgtagtgctagggcaaaaacaaaaatgtgcacccctttgggtccccaggaccaggttgAGAACCACAGGTCTAAATGGGTCTATAATGAACATAGTTCCGGTTCTCATCACAACCTGTCCAGAGCAGGACCATCATGTTGTTGTAGCTCCAGATCATACATCAATCCTCTACTTCTATCTCCAGGCGGAGTCCCACGGTAATATCCTGCTGACCACCCTGGAGATCCACAACGAGGTGGCAGGAAATGAGGTCACCACCAGCCTGGCGGACAGCAGGAACTCCTCCGTCATGGGATTTGACAACACCAGCACAGGTACCGGCGTCCAGTGCAGGAAGGCGAGCCGGGCCTCGGGTCCTCGCCACAGCCTCGACAGGAACGCCCAGCTCAAAAGGCACAAACTGCGGCGGCGCTCGTCGCAGCTCAAAATCAAAATCCCTGACCTGACGGACGTAAACGCCATCGACAGGTGGTCGCGGATCATCTTCCCCTCCGTCTTCTCCCTCTTTAATTTAATCTACTGGATGTATTATGTCAACTGATTGACTGATTTTAGGGTTAGGTGGTGTTGTCATATTTTTTCCCTCCTTTGTCATCATTTTGTCTTTTTTACGTGATAGGAAATGTTTTGCTATCGAAAAACAAAGGACTGCCTCTATGTAACACGGACAAACTGCTTTGACCCCTTTGTTAAAGTTTTTATATTTGCAGTCGTACTCAAATTGTGGATTGCGGTGGATTGCTAATTCTTAAAACTTTGTACAGAACTATGTAGATAAATacccatactgtaggactgggactgCATACTTCCCAGTCTTTTTGCCCTCTCTGCAGTTTGATAATGGAGATCTTTATACCCAATTCAATATGTGCAATTTGCAAGAAAGAAAAGGTAaccataacatttttttttttttaacaaacccaaataaaatacaaatgttaTGTAATGTATTATGCATATACACAATTAATTGCAATGTATACTTTATCATCATTTACATATTATTTGTTATGAATGCGGATCAATGCAAAAATATATACTCATGTTTTGTGATGCTTGCCATCTTTATCACgtatatattttttgtcttgGTCAGATAATATCATTTTCAAGTGCACATACAGTATTTGCATATTTTACAGTGAAGTGGTCCTGTTTATGTATGTCTATAcagtgtattattattattagtagtaatagtagtagtagtattgctattattattaatactattatcattattattacatACTCAACTATAACATTTTAACACAGGTGAAAATTAATGTCTACTGTTGAGGGTTATAATATCTCAGGTTCTGGATTTTGCAAATTGGCATCCATTACGTTTTCAAAATCCTGTCAAACAGTCTTGGAATTGGAATATTGATTGGTAATCGAACCATACCCACCACTGCACTCAATGAATCTGCCACGGTTCACATCTTTTCTATTTGATATTGCGAATGCTTGACAGCATTTCACTCAGTAAATTGACGGCGTTCCTATAAATCAGCTCCATCTTTGATAGCTGTCGACCTCTCCTGCCAACGGCCTTGTGCTATATACTGTATAACATGTCTTTGTGAAATATTCGGATATTTTTGTAAGGTGTAACGTTGACTATAACTACAGTATGTTAACTCCCTCTGTTGCACACTAGCATTGTAGAAAATAGATtccctctgttcacaacattcCATGGAAGTGGCAGGGTTGAGGGTTTGTTTGGTTTGGAGCATTTGGCTGATCTGTACTGCTGAAATGACCTCCAACTGTAAATATAATGTATATAACAGATTTGATGTAAGTGTGCACATTTTTATTTGGAGTTGTCTAATTAGTTGTCTGTTTTAAAAGACAATGTGAAATACCGATGACATTTCTGTCCTCTTTAAATGCTTGAAAATCTATTGAATTAacatatatatatctttttttttattcCTTTCTTCAGATTTATAAGCAATGAATGCCATGAGAGACTATCTATCAAATGCACAGCCAATATAAATAATACAACAAAACGCATTGTAAATCAAGGGCATCGCGACCGCTGATAACGGCATATCGTCATCATCCATTTCTATATTTCTATAATCTATTCTGCACAGCTATCAAAGAAGCACACACGTTGTATTAGTCTCTCAGTATACAACTGATGCATGAATTCTGTTCTACAGGGCAAGGACAACGAGCCATAATCATTAGATTGTAACAAAACATCGAACACATCCCATTAGAGTATGTAATCAACAGCATGGAAGTAACTAACATTTGGTGAAACATTGCCATTGTTCATATCGTGCTGCTCTGGGCGAGAGAACATGCCAAGATGGCACTGTCTCTTGTTTCTCTATGCATGTTATATCGCATGAGTAGTGGCGATTAAAAAAAGAACCTTAACCCCTATCATCTTAGACCTGTATCTCAGGTTACAAGTGCAGTTCAAGAGATTGTGATAAACTGCCATTCTCTGGTTGGTTACAGAGCAACCAATCATATCCTGGGGTCAATGGCTGGGATTCACAACGACAGTCTTCAAATATATAACACATTTATATACGCATAAAGAATAAATTGTGCGCGCCCATGTATTTTACCATTACCAACTTGCAGCCAATTGCTTATAGTAGTGACATGTATCTCTGGTATGTAAATATACTTTGCTACTTGATCATTAAGCTTGTTGTGTGTTTTGGGTTTGAGTGATATAATGGTAGAGTGTGTGTGGTTACACACGCTGGCCTTTAAACAGTTACAGACCCTGGGGTTTCTCTTCTCTACTGTGTAGATGAGGCAGTGTTGGCTGGGTCTTGGTGTAAGATGACTAATATCCCTTGTTCTTGAGATAGGTAATATCTCTTGGTCTTGGTGTAAGATGAGTCATTTCTCTTGGTCTTGGTGCAAGATGAATAAAATATCTTGGTCTTGGTGCAAGATTAATAAAATATCTTGGTCTTGGTGTAAGATGAATAAAATATCTTGGTCTTGGTGCAAGATGAATAAAATATCTTGGTCTTGGTGCAAGATGAATAAAATATCTTGGTCTTGGTGCAAGATGAATAAAATATCTTGGTCTTGGTGTAAGATGAATAAAATATCTTGGTCTTGGTGCAAGATGAATAAAATATCTTGATCTTGGTGTAAGATGAATAAAATATCTTGGTCTTGGTGCAAGATGAATAAAATATCTTGGTCTTGGTGCAAGATTAATAAAATATCTTGGTCTTGGTGTAAGATGAGTCATTTCTCTTGGTCTTGGTGCAAGATGAATAAAATATCTTGGTCTTGGTGTAAGATGAGTCATTTCTCTTGGTCTTGGTGTAAGATGAGTCATTTCTCTTGGTCTTGGTGCAAGATGAATAAAATATCTTGGTCTTGGTGCAAGATGAATAAAATATCTTGGTCTTGGTGTAAGATGAGTAATCTTTCCCGAGATGCAAAGACTTGAGTTAGCCCTTCAGAGCTAATGCCTAGTCTTTAGCTCAGAGGACTAACACAGTCTTGTGGCATTCAAGAGACCTGGGTTTGAATCCCGGTCAGTCACATTGGCACATTCAATCTGACACTGTTTCATGCATTATGTGCACTCATCGTTGCTGGCTTCTGATGTTGTCTGGCCCATTATGGAATGTCAACATGTTCTGTTCTGCCATAAATGTATTTAGGTATAGATATCTGTGTTTGTTTTTCTCCCTTACttctttaggttataatgttgcTCTATTAATGAAATAATATTAATTGTATGACAGCAATATCGGGTTTTGCATCCATTCAAATCAATGCTTTCTGTAACACATCTGTTATACGCTATAGCAACAGGATGAACAATGGACAGACTTCAGAGGCGACATTTCTTGTTCCTGATGCATTTCTGTTGAATGATTGAATCTAGACAAAACCCAATAGTTTATGATTTATATGTCAGGTGAAGATAAACAAATGATTACCAGTATTCCTGGATT encodes the following:
- the LOC129859644 gene encoding gamma-aminobutyric acid receptor subunit beta-3-like isoform X2 produces the protein MWAFLSGKLFSVLSAPVIVAVVCCAQSVNEPGNMSFVKETVDKLLKGYDIRLRPDFGGAPVAVGMSIDVASIDMVSEVNMDYTLTMYFQQYWRDKRLAYLGIPLNLTLDNRVADSLWVPDTYFLNDKKSFVHGVTVKNRMIRLHPDGTVLYGLRITTTAACMMDLRRYPLDEQNCTLEIESYGYTTDDIEFYWKGGDNAVTGVTRIELPQFSIVDYKLVSRNVVFSTGAYPRLSLSFKLKRNIGYFILQTYMPSILITILSWVSFWINYDASAARVALGITTVLTMTTINTHLRETLPKIPYVKAIDMYLMGCFVMVFLALLEYAFVNYIFFGRGPQMQKKLAEKAERANNERAAKYDTNRAESHGNILLTTLEIHNEVAGNEVTTSLADSRNSSVMGFDNTSTGTGVQCRKASRASGPRHSLDRNAQLKRHKLRRRSSQLKIKIPDLTDVNAIDRWSRIIFPSVFSLFNLIYWMYYVN
- the LOC129859644 gene encoding gamma-aminobutyric acid receptor subunit beta-3-like isoform X1, encoding MWAFLSGKLFSVLSAPVIVAVVCCAQSVNEPGNMSFVKETVDKLLKGYDIRLRPDFGGAPVAVGMSIDVASIDMVSEVNMDYTLTMYFQQYWRDKRLAYLGIPLNLTLDNRVADSLWVPDTYFLNDKKSFVHGVTVKNRMIRLHPDGTVLYGLRITTTAACMMDLRRYPLDEQNCTLEIESYGYTTDDIEFYWKGGDNAVTGVTRIELPQFSIVDYKLVSRNVVFSTGAYPRLSLSFKLKRNIGYFILQTYMPSILITILSWVSFWINYDASAARVALGITTVLTMTTINTHLRETLPKIPYVKAIDMYLMGCFVMVFLALLEYAFVNYIFFGRGPQMQKKLAEKAERANNERAAKYDTNRSPQEGGKTSSLKLTKQPNRAKTLRVSQSAESHGNILLTTLEIHNEVAGNEVTTSLADSRNSSVMGFDNTSTGTGVQCRKASRASGPRHSLDRNAQLKRHKLRRRSSQLKIKIPDLTDVNAIDRWSRIIFPSVFSLFNLIYWMYYVN